Proteins encoded together in one Mannheimia haemolytica window:
- the lpxH gene encoding UDP-2,3-diacylglucosamine hydrolase translates to MTYYFIADLHLNENQPEITHLFLQFMQEKAPLAEAVYILGDLFDFWIGDDEQSELISTVKQAIKTLTTSGTKCYFICGNRDFLIGKRFSEQTGMVILPDYHVIDLFGTSTLLCHGDTLCTDDVKYQQFRKKVHQKWRQAFFLCLPLSWRIRIAQKIRAKSKQEKGEKPAEIMDVNPEFTANIVEQFKVSRLIHGHTHRQAIHMEEKFTRIVLGDWKGDYASILKVTEQEAKFI, encoded by the coding sequence ATGACGTACTATTTTATTGCCGATCTCCACTTAAATGAAAATCAGCCTGAAATTACCCACCTCTTTTTGCAATTTATGCAAGAAAAAGCACCACTTGCAGAAGCGGTTTATATCTTAGGTGATCTGTTTGATTTCTGGATTGGCGATGATGAGCAGTCTGAACTCATTTCAACCGTTAAACAGGCAATCAAAACCCTCACTACAAGCGGTACAAAATGCTATTTTATTTGCGGAAATCGTGATTTTTTAATTGGCAAACGATTCAGCGAACAAACGGGTATGGTTATTTTGCCTGATTATCACGTTATAGATTTATTCGGCACATCTACCTTGCTTTGCCACGGCGATACGCTTTGTACTGATGATGTGAAATATCAACAATTTCGTAAAAAAGTCCACCAAAAATGGCGACAGGCTTTCTTTCTTTGCTTACCACTATCGTGGCGGATTCGTATTGCTCAAAAAATTAGGGCAAAAAGCAAACAAGAAAAAGGCGAGAAACCGGCAGAAATTATGGATGTAAACCCTGAATTTACTGCCAATATTGTCGAACAATTTAAGGTCTCAAGGCTGATCCACGGGCATACACATCGACAAGCTATTCACATGGAAGAAAAATTTACCCGTATTGTGTTAGGCGATTGGAAGGGCGATTATGCTTCTATTTTAAAAGTGACTGAGCAAGAAGCTAAA
- the lgt gene encoding Prolipoprotein diacylglyceryl transferase codes for MNEQFIQFPQISPIVFEIGPIALRWYGLMYLAGFAFAYWLGMRRAKNSNGIWTTEQVDSLVYTCFWGVVLGGRIGDVFFYSFDRFLQDPLYLFRIWEGGMSFHGGLIGVILAMIWVSYRQKRSFWQTADFIAPLVPFGLGMGRIGNFINDELWGRVTDVPWAVLFPSGGYLPRHPSQLYEAFLEGVVLLFILNYFIQKPRPAGAVSGLFLIGYGTFRFIVEYFREIDHNVNTTADLITRGQLLSLPMIIGGILIMVWAYKANKAK; via the coding sequence ATGAACGAACAATTTATCCAATTTCCACAAATTAGCCCGATTGTGTTTGAAATCGGTCCGATTGCCCTACGTTGGTATGGGCTAATGTATTTAGCCGGATTTGCCTTTGCCTACTGGCTGGGAATGAGACGGGCAAAAAATTCCAATGGCATTTGGACAACCGAGCAAGTCGATAGCTTAGTCTATACCTGTTTCTGGGGCGTGGTATTAGGTGGTCGTATCGGCGATGTGTTCTTTTATAGCTTCGACCGTTTCTTACAAGATCCACTCTACCTTTTCCGCATTTGGGAAGGCGGAATGTCCTTTCACGGCGGCTTAATCGGCGTGATTTTAGCGATGATTTGGGTTTCCTACCGCCAAAAACGCAGTTTCTGGCAAACAGCGGATTTTATTGCACCGCTAGTGCCATTCGGGCTAGGTATGGGGCGTATCGGCAATTTTATTAACGATGAACTTTGGGGGCGTGTAACCGATGTGCCTTGGGCGGTGCTGTTCCCAAGCGGTGGCTACCTTCCCCGCCACCCGTCACAACTTTATGAAGCCTTTTTAGAGGGCGTGGTGTTACTCTTTATCCTCAACTACTTTATCCAAAAGCCTCGTCCGGCAGGTGCGGTTTCAGGATTATTTTTAATCGGCTACGGCACATTCCGCTTTATTGTGGAATACTTCCGAGAAATCGACCACAACGTCAATACCACCGCAGATTTAATCACTCGTGGGCAACTGCTCTCTTTACCGATGATTATCGGCGGAATCCTGATTATGGTATGGGCGTATAAAGCCAATAAAGCGAAATAA
- the trpS gene encoding Tryptophan--tRNA ligase, with the protein MSKPIVFSGVQPSGELTIGNYLGALRNWVKMQDDYDCVYCIVDQHAITVRQDPESLRKATLDVLALYLACGIDPNKSTIFIQSHVPEHAQLAWVLNCYTYFGEMGRMTQFKDKSARYEENVNVGLFTYPVLMAADILLYQANQVPVGDDQKQHLEITRDIANRFNALYGKKDAEGNLIEPVFAVPEVFIAKSGARVMSLLEPTKKMSKSDDNRNNVIGLLEDPKAVAKKIKRAMTDGDEPPVVRYDVQNKAGVSNLLDILSAITGKTIAELETEFEGKMYGHLKTEVADKVSELLTNLQERYHHYRQDEALLEKIYREGAEKARTRAKATLDKVYELVGFVRSA; encoded by the coding sequence ATGAGCAAACCTATTGTATTTAGTGGCGTGCAGCCCTCAGGTGAATTAACGATTGGCAACTACTTAGGGGCGTTACGCAACTGGGTGAAAATGCAAGATGATTATGACTGCGTGTATTGTATTGTCGATCAACACGCTATTACCGTTCGTCAAGATCCGGAATCGCTACGCAAAGCAACCTTAGACGTGTTAGCCCTGTATTTAGCTTGTGGTATTGACCCAAACAAAAGTACTATTTTTATTCAATCCCACGTGCCGGAACACGCCCAATTAGCTTGGGTGCTTAACTGCTATACCTATTTCGGTGAAATGGGGCGTATGACGCAATTTAAAGATAAATCGGCACGCTATGAAGAGAATGTCAATGTGGGCTTATTTACTTATCCGGTATTAATGGCGGCAGATATTCTGCTTTACCAAGCCAACCAAGTACCGGTAGGTGATGACCAAAAACAGCACTTGGAAATCACCCGTGACATTGCCAACCGTTTCAATGCGTTGTATGGCAAAAAAGATGCCGAAGGCAATCTAATTGAGCCTGTTTTTGCGGTGCCGGAAGTGTTTATTGCGAAATCCGGGGCAAGAGTGATGTCGCTGCTTGAGCCGACTAAGAAAATGTCAAAATCGGATGATAATCGCAACAATGTGATTGGGCTATTGGAAGATCCGAAAGCAGTAGCGAAGAAAATCAAACGGGCAATGACCGATGGCGATGAACCGCCTGTAGTGCGTTATGATGTACAGAATAAAGCCGGTGTCTCAAATTTATTGGATATTCTCTCCGCTATTACCGGCAAAACTATTGCTGAATTAGAAACAGAATTTGAAGGCAAAATGTATGGTCATTTGAAAACGGAAGTGGCGGATAAGGTTTCCGAGCTATTAACCAATTTGCAAGAACGTTATCACCACTATCGCCAAGATGAAGCGTTATTGGAAAAAATCTATCGTGAAGGGGCAGAAAAAGCTCGAACTAGAGCCAAAGCAACGTTAGATAAGGTGTATGAATTAGTCGGTTTTGTGCGTAGCGCTTAA
- the tmk gene encoding Thymidylate kinase: MRGKFIVIEGLEGAGKTTAHQVILKELEQAGITDVVMTREPGGTPLAEKLRHLIKHETEEPVSDKAELLMLYAARVQLVENVIKPALAEGKWVLGDRHDMSSQAYQGGGRKLDRHLLETLKESVLGTFEPDLTIYLDLDPVIGLERARGRGELDRIEQQSLDFFYRTRERYLELTRNNDKAVIINAEQPIEQVTADIQQAIRNWLK; encoded by the coding sequence ATGCGTGGAAAATTTATTGTAATTGAAGGCTTAGAGGGAGCAGGCAAAACCACTGCTCACCAAGTGATTCTCAAAGAGCTGGAACAAGCCGGTATTACTGACGTAGTAATGACCCGAGAACCCGGCGGCACCCCCCTTGCCGAAAAACTCCGCCATTTAATTAAACACGAAACCGAAGAACCTGTGAGCGACAAAGCAGAGCTGCTAATGCTCTACGCTGCCCGTGTTCAATTAGTCGAAAATGTGATCAAACCTGCCCTTGCCGAAGGCAAATGGGTGCTAGGCGACCGCCACGATATGTCTTCGCAAGCCTATCAAGGCGGTGGACGAAAATTGGATCGCCACTTGCTCGAAACCTTAAAAGAATCGGTGCTTGGCACATTCGAGCCTGATTTAACGATTTATCTGGATCTCGATCCGGTAATTGGTTTAGAACGAGCCAGAGGCAGAGGCGAATTAGATCGCATCGAACAGCAAAGCCTTGACTTCTTCTACCGCACCCGAGAGCGTTATTTAGAATTAACCCGAAACAACGATAAAGCCGTGATCATCAACGCCGAACAACCCATCGAACAGGTGACTGCGGATATTCAACAAGCAATTAGAAACTGGCTGAAATAA
- the holB gene encoding DNA polymerase III subunit delta', with the protein MYPWLESTYQQLTDSFLQGRGHHALLFKTDVGLGTDTLIYKVAEWLLCSQKLRHQPCLECKSCLLMQSNNHPDFHILEPIEGKDIGIDQVRELIYKLQNFAQQGGNTVVYIRGVDRLTEASSNALLKTLEEPRENVYFLLEAPLQATVLATIQSRSQTWVLYAPQASEVMAWLQTQCPATSTNDLEIALRLCHSRPLICKNFIENDRLQQRKTFLQTFWRFYKSHDVFLLFQAFAQEKELILQQLEWLESFFSDALKAKMAISHGWLNPDLQNGILPFSQQLTTHGLLKGYQILQQTQRDLTEINAVNPELMLLDCLTKLVLVFE; encoded by the coding sequence ATGTATCCTTGGCTTGAAAGTACTTATCAACAACTCACCGATTCATTTTTACAGGGGCGAGGCCATCACGCTTTACTGTTCAAAACAGATGTCGGTCTTGGCACAGACACCTTAATCTACAAGGTGGCTGAATGGTTGCTTTGTAGTCAAAAACTCCGCCATCAACCTTGTCTTGAATGCAAAAGTTGCCTGCTTATGCAGAGCAATAACCACCCCGATTTCCACATTCTCGAACCGATTGAGGGTAAAGATATTGGTATCGACCAAGTACGTGAGCTGATTTATAAACTCCAGAATTTCGCCCAACAGGGGGGGAATACGGTCGTTTATATTCGAGGAGTTGATCGTTTAACCGAGGCAAGCAGTAATGCTCTGCTCAAAACGTTGGAAGAGCCACGTGAAAACGTCTATTTCTTGCTTGAGGCACCACTTCAAGCAACGGTTTTAGCCACCATTCAAAGCCGTAGCCAAACTTGGGTACTTTACGCCCCACAAGCCTCAGAAGTAATGGCTTGGCTACAAACGCAATGCCCTGCAACCTCAACCAACGATTTAGAGATTGCACTCCGCCTTTGTCACTCACGACCGCTGATTTGCAAAAATTTTATCGAAAATGACCGCTTGCAACAGCGAAAAACCTTTTTGCAAACCTTCTGGCGTTTCTACAAAAGCCACGATGTCTTCTTGCTATTCCAAGCGTTCGCCCAAGAAAAAGAGCTGATTTTACAGCAACTCGAATGGCTGGAAAGTTTCTTTAGCGATGCCCTAAAAGCTAAAATGGCAATCAGCCACGGTTGGCTAAACCCGGATCTCCAAAACGGTATTCTCCCTTTTAGCCAACAACTGACCACCCACGGCTTACTCAAAGGATATCAAATTCTCCAACAAACCCAGCGAGATTTAACCGAAATCAACGCTGTCAATCCAGAATTGATGTTGCTAGATTGCCTGACGAAGTTGGTTTTGGTGTTTGAGTAA
- the parE1 gene encoding Toxin ParE1: protein MYKFSAKAKKDLLSITQYTTEQFGLKQSNEYLRSLKETLDKISIFPRMGRLRNEIGINIFSFVCKSHTIYYQQKQNYLFIIRILNNRMDHQKYL, encoded by the coding sequence ATGTATAAATTCTCAGCCAAAGCCAAAAAAGATTTATTATCCATTACTCAATATACTACCGAGCAATTTGGGCTGAAGCAATCAAATGAATATTTACGATCCTTAAAAGAAACTCTAGATAAAATATCAATATTTCCTCGAATGGGGCGGCTCAGAAATGAGATAGGCATAAATATTTTTAGCTTCGTCTGTAAGTCGCATACTATTTATTATCAGCAAAAACAAAATTACCTTTTTATTATCCGTATTTTAAATAACCGAATGGATCATCAAAAATATCTCTAA
- the yceG gene encoding putative aminodeoxychorismate lyase produces MLKKILIALGLAGVIACGGLFYGYQKLTSLAEHPITIQPNQLFVLEKGVSSQKLAALLEEQGIVTHNDADLIPYLMRLHSELSKFKAGAYSLEGLTTVKDLLAHLSSGKEVQLNVQFIEGKTFKIWREQLAKADYLQHTLQGKSEKEIADLLGIPHEKIEGWIAPDTYNYTPNSTDLALLKRAYQKQKTALEQAWQNRAENLPLATPYEMLILASIVEKETGIATERPQVASVFINRLRNNMRLQTDPTVIYGMGDRYNGNIRRKDLEEVTPYNTYQIDGLPPTPIAMPSEASIKAVANPDNTPYLYFVADGTGGHKFSKTLNEHNKAVAEWIQIERKRKNEQK; encoded by the coding sequence ATGCTAAAAAAAATCCTTATTGCGTTAGGTTTAGCCGGCGTTATTGCTTGCGGTGGGCTGTTTTACGGCTACCAAAAACTCACCTCTTTAGCCGAACACCCAATCACAATTCAGCCGAATCAACTTTTCGTATTGGAAAAAGGCGTTTCCAGCCAAAAATTAGCTGCTCTGTTAGAAGAGCAAGGCATTGTCACCCACAATGATGCCGATCTTATCCCTTATTTAATGCGATTACACTCTGAGCTAAGCAAATTCAAGGCGGGGGCTTACTCACTCGAAGGTTTAACAACAGTCAAAGATCTGCTCGCTCATTTAAGCTCAGGCAAAGAAGTACAACTTAATGTGCAATTTATTGAGGGCAAAACCTTTAAAATTTGGCGGGAACAACTAGCGAAAGCCGATTATTTACAGCATACCCTACAGGGTAAATCGGAGAAAGAAATCGCTGACTTACTCGGCATTCCACACGAAAAAATCGAAGGTTGGATAGCCCCGGATACTTACAACTACACGCCCAATTCCACCGATTTAGCCTTGCTTAAACGGGCTTATCAAAAGCAGAAAACGGCGTTGGAACAGGCTTGGCAAAATAGAGCGGAAAATCTACCGCTTGCAACACCATACGAAATGCTGATTCTTGCCTCGATTGTGGAAAAAGAGACCGGCATTGCGACCGAACGCCCACAAGTGGCATCGGTCTTTATTAACCGTTTACGCAACAATATGCGACTGCAAACCGACCCAACCGTCATTTACGGAATGGGCGATCGTTATAACGGCAATATCCGCCGCAAAGATTTAGAAGAGGTAACGCCATACAATACTTACCAGATTGACGGCTTACCTCCAACGCCGATTGCAATGCCGAGCGAAGCCTCAATTAAAGCGGTTGCCAACCCGGATAATACACCCTACCTCTATTTTGTGGCAGACGGTACTGGCGGTCATAAATTCAGCAAAACACTGAATGAGCATAATAAAGCGGTGGCAGAATGGATTCAAATTGAACGTAAACGCAAAAATGAACAAAAATAG
- the parD1_1 gene encoding Antitoxin ParD1, whose protein sequence is MARTTSVTLGEPLNDFVNEMVASGRYGSTSEVVRTALRMLEEKEQYLAQLRYAIQEGIDSGECDDTFDEIVAQAREHL, encoded by the coding sequence ATGGCAAGAACAACCAGCGTGACTTTAGGCGAACCTCTAAATGATTTTGTGAATGAAATGGTGGCAAGTGGGCGTTATGGCTCTACCAGTGAAGTAGTGAGAACGGCTTTACGAATGCTCGAGGAAAAAGAACAATATTTGGCTCAGTTACGATATGCGATTCAAGAAGGTATTGATAGCGGAGAATGCGATGATACTTTTGATGAAATTGTCGCTCAGGCAAGGGAGCATTTATAA
- the ppa gene encoding Inorganic pyrophosphatase encodes MGLELVPAGKELPDDIYVVIEIPANSDPIKYEVDKETGALFVDRFMATAMFYPANYGYVNNTLSSDGDPVDVLVPTPYPLQPGSVIRCRPVGVLKMTDEAGGDAKVVAVPHTKLSKEYDHIKDVGDLPALLKAQIQHFFESYKALEAGKWVKVEGWGDVNEARQEILESFERAKK; translated from the coding sequence ATGGGCTTAGAATTAGTTCCTGCCGGTAAAGAATTACCGGACGATATTTATGTTGTAATTGAAATTCCGGCAAACTCTGATCCAATCAAATATGAAGTGGACAAAGAAACCGGGGCATTATTTGTGGATCGCTTTATGGCAACCGCAATGTTTTATCCGGCAAACTATGGCTATGTGAATAACACCTTATCATCAGATGGTGACCCGGTTGATGTATTAGTGCCAACACCATATCCGTTACAACCGGGTTCGGTGATTCGTTGCCGTCCTGTTGGCGTGTTAAAAATGACCGATGAAGCCGGCGGTGATGCAAAAGTGGTTGCTGTTCCACACACCAAATTAAGTAAAGAGTATGACCACATCAAAGATGTAGGTGACTTACCGGCGTTATTAAAAGCACAAATCCAGCACTTCTTCGAAAGCTATAAAGCATTAGAAGCGGGCAAATGGGTGAAAGTAGAAGGTTGGGGCGATGTAAACGAAGCTCGCCAAGAAATCTTAGAATCATTCGAGCGTGCTAAGAAATAA
- the gph gene encoding Phosphoglycolate phosphatase, whose product MSKKYKVIGFDLDGTLINTLPDLTLVANSMFLDAGLPTVTQEKVLTWIGKGADIFFQNAVAHTGKIFQADELVKMRASFDKYYATYVCEESTLFPNVKETLETLKANGYPLVVITNKPTKLVEPVLSAFGIYHLFDETLGGQSLPKIKPHPDPMFFICEKFGITPSELLFVGDSENDVIAAKAAGCDVVGLTYGYNYNIPIEQSNPTFVTSEFKDVLKIVGE is encoded by the coding sequence ATGAGTAAAAAATACAAAGTCATCGGTTTCGACTTAGACGGAACCTTAATCAACACTCTCCCTGATCTCACCCTTGTCGCTAATTCAATGTTTTTAGACGCCGGTTTGCCAACGGTCACACAGGAAAAAGTGCTGACTTGGATCGGTAAAGGGGCGGATATTTTCTTCCAAAATGCCGTTGCTCACACCGGCAAAATTTTCCAAGCCGATGAATTAGTCAAAATGCGGGCGAGCTTTGATAAATACTACGCCACCTATGTATGTGAGGAAAGTACCCTGTTCCCAAATGTGAAAGAAACCTTAGAAACCCTCAAAGCAAACGGCTACCCACTGGTGGTGATTACCAATAAACCGACCAAATTAGTCGAGCCGGTGCTTTCTGCTTTCGGCATTTATCATTTATTCGATGAAACGCTTGGTGGGCAATCGCTCCCCAAAATCAAACCGCACCCTGACCCGATGTTTTTTATCTGCGAAAAATTCGGCATCACTCCATCAGAATTACTCTTTGTCGGCGACTCCGAAAATGATGTGATTGCTGCTAAAGCCGCCGGCTGTGATGTAGTTGGGCTGACTTACGGCTATAACTATAATATCCCGATTGAACAATCTAACCCGACTTTCGTGACATCTGAATTTAAAGATGTGTTGAAAATTGTAGGCGAATAA
- the ycfH gene encoding Uncharacterized deoxyribonuclease YcfH, translating to MKDLFIIDSHCHLDSLDYETRHKNVDEVIENAKSRGVHHFISVCTTVGRFEVMKNLTAHRNDVSLSCGVHPLNVEDEPFDYEKLFQFAQDPKVVAIGETGLDYHYTPETKALQQSLFVQQIEIANKLNKPLIIHSRSARQDTMDILEQHHAEKCGGVLHCFTEDWTMAKRALDIGFYISISGIITFRNAEELREVVRKVPLDRLLVETDSPYLAPIPYRGKPNQPAYVRETCEYVATLKGVSTEELARITTENVQHLFNIKL from the coding sequence ATGAAAGACTTATTTATCATAGACTCACATTGTCATCTGGACTCACTAGACTACGAAACTCGCCACAAAAACGTGGATGAAGTGATTGAAAATGCCAAATCCCGAGGGGTGCATCATTTTATCTCGGTTTGTACCACTGTTGGGCGTTTTGAGGTAATGAAAAACTTAACCGCTCATCGTAATGACGTTTCGCTTTCTTGTGGTGTTCACCCGCTGAATGTGGAAGATGAACCTTTTGATTACGAAAAATTGTTTCAGTTCGCCCAAGATCCGAAAGTGGTTGCTATTGGGGAAACCGGCTTGGATTATCACTACACACCGGAAACCAAAGCGTTGCAACAATCGCTTTTCGTTCAGCAAATTGAAATTGCAAACAAACTCAATAAGCCACTCATTATCCACTCTCGCTCGGCACGCCAAGATACGATGGATATCTTGGAACAACATCATGCGGAAAAATGCGGCGGGGTGTTGCACTGCTTTACCGAAGATTGGACAATGGCAAAACGAGCTTTAGATATCGGCTTTTATATCTCAATTTCGGGCATTATTACTTTCCGCAATGCAGAAGAACTCCGAGAAGTGGTACGAAAAGTACCGTTAGATCGCTTATTGGTTGAAACAGATTCACCTTATCTTGCCCCCATTCCTTATCGTGGTAAACCGAACCAGCCGGCGTATGTGCGAGAAACTTGTGAATATGTTGCCACATTAAAAGGCGTCTCAACTGAAGAATTAGCTCGCATTACAACCGAAAATGTGCAACACTTATTCAACATTAAATTATAA
- the yggG gene encoding Uncharacterized metalloprotease yggG, whose translation MKFIKKLSYSVFLATVITACATTESINQEAAQSYAQVKTQARQQNAIDNSSATAKRIHTVFHKMKPYAERANQTGVPFHWEITVLKSDELNAWAMPGGKMAFYTGLVERLNLSNDEIAVVMGHEMAHALKEHGKSDRTVSTITGIVGAIADVAVTASTGVSTEGLLSTGVDLIATKPFSRSQETEADEVGLILMAESGYNPSAAPNVWVKMSKANGDSGLSIFSTHPSNADRQENLARLVPEAMKIYNARK comes from the coding sequence ATGAAATTCATCAAAAAATTAAGTTATTCAGTTTTTTTAGCAACAGTGATTACCGCTTGTGCCACAACAGAAAGCATTAACCAAGAAGCGGCTCAAAGTTATGCTCAAGTGAAAACCCAAGCTCGTCAGCAAAATGCGATTGACAATTCGTCTGCCACCGCTAAGCGGATTCACACTGTTTTTCATAAAATGAAGCCTTATGCGGAAAGAGCCAACCAGACTGGTGTACCTTTTCATTGGGAAATTACCGTATTGAAATCGGATGAACTCAATGCGTGGGCGATGCCGGGCGGTAAAATGGCGTTTTACACGGGGTTAGTGGAAAGACTTAATTTATCAAACGATGAAATTGCGGTGGTGATGGGGCACGAGATGGCTCACGCACTAAAAGAACACGGTAAATCAGACCGTACGGTTAGCACTATTACCGGTATTGTAGGGGCTATTGCAGATGTGGCTGTGACTGCATCAACAGGCGTCAGTACCGAAGGTTTACTTAGCACCGGCGTGGATTTGATTGCCACCAAGCCATTCTCTCGTAGCCAAGAAACTGAGGCGGACGAAGTTGGGTTAATTTTAATGGCAGAATCAGGCTACAACCCATCAGCAGCACCGAATGTTTGGGTAAAAATGAGCAAAGCCAATGGCGATTCGGGTTTATCCATTTTCTCGACTCACCCGTCAAATGCCGACCGCCAAGAAAACTTAGCCCGCCTTGTGCCGGAAGCGATGAAGATTTATAACGCTCGTAAATAA
- a CDS encoding Sulfite exporter TauE/SafE gives MTILLSCLFLGVFVGFLAGLFGIGGGLIIVPSLVFLLPMAGVPPEYIMSTALGTSFSTIIITAFASAQRHHKLGNVDIQTSKYFIPALMVSVFLSGLVVSRLDPQLMSRIFAVMVLYLAGKMIFSIKRAPKNKPLTVQTTIIGGSIIGALASMAGIAGGAFIVPFLNDRGLEMKRAIGTSSFCGAFLGLSGTISFIVSGWGLEGMPDYSLGYVYLPALFGITATSFFTSKMGASAANALPVPMLKKAFAVLLVCIAINMFLK, from the coding sequence ATGACTATTTTATTAAGCTGCCTTTTTTTAGGGGTGTTTGTCGGCTTTTTAGCCGGCTTGTTCGGCATTGGTGGTGGGTTAATCATCGTGCCGAGTTTGGTCTTCCTACTGCCCATGGCAGGTGTACCGCCGGAATATATAATGTCTACCGCACTCGGCACATCATTTTCAACCATTATTATTACCGCCTTTGCATCGGCACAACGCCATCATAAGTTAGGCAATGTCGATATCCAAACCAGTAAATATTTTATTCCAGCGTTGATGGTTTCGGTTTTTCTATCGGGCTTGGTGGTAAGCCGCCTCGATCCGCAACTGATGTCTAGAATTTTTGCGGTAATGGTACTTTACCTTGCAGGTAAAATGATTTTTTCAATAAAAAGAGCACCGAAAAATAAACCACTTACCGTTCAAACGACGATAATCGGAGGTTCAATCATCGGTGCGTTAGCCAGTATGGCAGGGATCGCAGGTGGAGCCTTTATTGTACCATTTTTAAACGATCGAGGCTTAGAAATGAAACGTGCCATCGGCACTTCCTCATTTTGCGGAGCATTTTTAGGTTTATCTGGCACAATCAGCTTTATTGTAAGTGGCTGGGGCTTAGAAGGAATGCCTGATTATTCACTCGGTTATGTTTATTTACCAGCTCTGTTTGGTATTACGGCAACTTCATTTTTCACCTCAAAAATGGGGGCAAGTGCCGCCAACGCTCTACCTGTGCCGATGCTGAAAAAAGCCTTTGCAGTGCTTTTGGTCTGTATCGCTATCAATATGTTTTTAAAATAA
- a CDS encoding Protein of uncharacterised function (DUF1523), producing the protein MRAILKYFLILVSLSFFIVLGGAVNYAMPSYEDTVVTGMEVRRMDKDGIISKANPADGEVRDVYFLFTEDPETKKVMVYRNEDTGWGLPPYFKFGSADIQAKAQAYANEKQRVQIKYYGWRINWLNEFRNIVSIKPLAEAETVSKPIMSYVLYAVLAFLFFLSVQFIRGIFKD; encoded by the coding sequence ATGAGAGCAATACTTAAGTATTTTCTGATTCTTGTCTCACTATCATTTTTTATTGTATTAGGTGGTGCAGTTAATTATGCAATGCCAAGTTATGAAGATACCGTAGTAACAGGTATGGAAGTACGCCGAATGGATAAAGATGGTATTATCAGCAAAGCGAATCCTGCTGATGGCGAGGTGCGCGATGTTTATTTCTTATTTACGGAAGATCCTGAAACCAAAAAGGTAATGGTTTATCGTAATGAAGATACCGGCTGGGGCTTACCACCTTATTTCAAATTCGGTTCAGCGGATATTCAAGCTAAAGCCCAAGCCTATGCCAACGAGAAACAACGTGTACAAATCAAATATTACGGCTGGCGTATTAACTGGCTAAATGAATTCAGAAATATCGTTTCTATCAAGCCACTAGCCGAAGCGGAAACCGTGAGTAAACCGATTATGAGCTATGTACTTTATGCCGTACTCGCCTTCTTATTCTTCCTTTCGGTACAATTTATTCGTGGTATCTTTAAAGATTAA